A single region of the Halorussus gelatinilyticus genome encodes:
- a CDS encoding PUA domain-containing protein, translating into MSTSQTDDLPGLRTTADYQFGAGVGAALFPEDEDLDVKRSSSGRPQQVVADSGRLVTYGTDGRFTLGLEGGRRVAVALDAPAGRVVVGDESEPFVRDGKNVFAKFVAAVGPAVRPDDEVAIVHEDGTILGVGRAELSADAMTDFDTGMAVMVREGAEE; encoded by the coding sequence ATGAGTACGAGCCAGACCGACGACCTCCCGGGACTCCGGACGACGGCCGACTACCAGTTCGGGGCGGGGGTCGGCGCGGCGCTGTTCCCCGAGGACGAGGACCTCGACGTCAAGCGGTCGTCGTCCGGGCGGCCACAGCAGGTCGTCGCCGATTCGGGGCGACTCGTGACCTACGGCACCGACGGGCGATTCACTCTCGGACTGGAGGGCGGTCGCCGGGTCGCGGTCGCGCTCGACGCGCCGGCCGGCCGGGTCGTCGTCGGCGACGAGAGTGAACCGTTCGTCCGCGACGGCAAGAACGTCTTCGCGAAGTTCGTCGCCGCGGTCGGCCCGGCGGTCCGACCCGACGACGAGGTGGCAATCGTCCACGAGGACGGCACGATTCTGGGGGTCGGCCGCGCCGAACTCTCGGCGGACGCGATGACCGACTTCGACACCGGGATGGCCGTGATGGTCCGCGAGGGTGCCGAGGAGTAG